One Salmo salar chromosome ssa01, Ssal_v3.1, whole genome shotgun sequence DNA window includes the following coding sequences:
- the LOC123726692 gene encoding basic salivary proline-rich protein 2-like — protein sequence MVCRPPHPNPSSLPIQTPAASSSLPIQTPAASPSKPQQPPAASPSKPQQPPHPNPSSLPIQTPAASSSLSIQTPAASPSKPQQPPHPNPSSLQQPLHPNPSSLPIQTPAASSSLSIQTPAASPSKPQQPPHPNPSSLPIQTPAASSSLSIQNPAASPSKPQQPPHPNPSSLQQPLHPNPSSLPIQTPAASSSLSIQTPAASPSKPQQPPHPNPSSLPIQIPAASPSKPQQPPAASPSKSQQPPHPNPSSLPIQTPAASPSKPQQPPAASPSKPQQPPHPNPSSLPIQIPAASPSKPQQPPAASPSKPQQPPHPNPSSLPIQIPAASPSKPQQPPAASPSKPQQPPHPNPSSLPIQTPAASPSKPQQPPHPNPSSLQQPLHPNPSSLSIQTPAASPSKPQQPPAASPSKPQQPPHPNPSSLQQPLHPNPSSLPIQTPNRVMKFHTTQKCFRRAGEEDEDEDDDDAVDLFGWQRAV from the coding sequence CCTCCCCATCCAAACCCCAGCAGCCTCCCCATCCAAACACCAGCAGCCTCCAGCAGCCTCCCCATCCAAACCCCAGCAGCCTCCCCATCCAAACCCCAGCAGCCTCCAGCAGCCTCTCCATCCAAACCCCAGCAGCCTCCCCATCCAAACCCCAGCAGCCTCCCCATCCAAACCCCAGCAGCCTCCAGCAGCCTCTCCATCCAAACCCCAGCAGCCTCCCCATCCAAACCCCAGCAGCCTCCCCATCCAAACCCCAGCAGCCTCCAGCAGCCTCTCCATCCAAACCCCAGCAGCCTCCCCATCCAAACCCCAGCAGCCTCCAGCAGCCTCTCCATCCAAACCCCAGCAGCCTCTCCATCCAAACCCCAGCAGCCTCCCCATCCAAACCCCAGCAGCCTCCCCATCCAAACCCCAGCAGCCTCCAGCAGCCTCTCCATCCAAAACCCAGCAGCCTCCCCATCCAAACCCCAGCAGCCTCCCCATCCAAACCCCAGCAGCCTCCAGCAGCCTCTCCATCCAAACCCCAGCAGCCTCCCCATCCAAACCCCAGCAGCCTCCAGCAGCCTCTCCATCCAAACCCCAGCAGCCTCTCCATCCAAACCCCAGCAGCCTCCCCATCCAAACCCCAGCAGCCTCCCCATCCAAATCCCAGCAGCCTCCCCATCCAAACCCCAGCAGCCTCCAGCAGCCTCTCCATCCAAATCCCAGCAGCCTCCCCATCCAAACCCCAGCAGCCTCCCCATCCAAACCCCAGCAGCCTCTCCATCCAAACCCCAGCAGCCTCCAGCAGCCTCTCCATCCAAACCCCAGCAGCCTCCCCATCCAAACCCCAGCAGCCTCCCCATCCAAATCCCAGCAGCCTCCCCATCCAAACCCCAGCAGCCTCCAGCAGCCTCTCCATCCAAACCCCAGCAGCCTCCCCATCCAAACCCCAGCAGCCTCCCCATCCAAATCCCAGCAGCCTCCCCATCCAAACCCCAGCAGCCTCCAGCAGCCTCTCCATCCAAACCCCAGCAGCCTCCCCATCCAAACCCCAGCAGCCTCCCCATCCAAACCCCAGCAGCCTCCCCATCCAAACCCCAGCAGCCTCCCCATCCAAACCCCAGCAGCCTCCAGCAGCCTCTCCATCCAAACCCCAGCAGCCTCTCCATCCAAACCCCAGCAGCCTCCCCATCCAAACCCCAGCAGCCTCCAGCAGCCTCTCCATCCAAACCCCAGCAGCCTCCCCATCCAAACCCCAGCAGCCTCCAGCAGCCTCTCCATCCAAACCCCAGCAGCCTCCCCATCCAAACCCCA